A stretch of the Medicago truncatula cultivar Jemalong A17 chromosome 5, MtrunA17r5.0-ANR, whole genome shotgun sequence genome encodes the following:
- the LOC11423354 gene encoding auxin response factor 17: MSLPQPRRVDSKIWQIRAGPAVKIPKIGSKVYYFSEGHLEHACSSPNIETELLLCLRPPSVLCIISSVDLLANLHTDEVFAKLLLTPVTTDGSVQIQEPAPPDFPDKEENDGNNLVVQVQEPAPPEVPDEEDDDSNNLVSYVKILTQSDTQSGLFVPRECMELIFPNLDLEDPMQSEKLSVTDIQDVVWTYKYSYHVKKLNSYKFTTGWSQFVRKKKLVALDSVVFIKNSAGKIFVGICRKAMYPATEEEGGKSENLTEKAVKDAVELAGKNMAFQVVYYPTANWCDFVVDASVVDEAMKNGWEFGMGIKLRLNEFASSNSKKTYYQPKGTISNMSNVPSNVPSWRMLQVNWDGPDISQNPNRVNPWQVDIYPIPSQSSSPLQMPHSYPPIPPPLLPFPPTKSPRLSQSSSPLQMPFSYPPTPPPLLQSSMSTSSFIPMTELPYSTIGSLNQTLLNSDTFPDGMLGASHDHLSASDLSKVLSDKGDGFNRNRSMVGWSGTLCDTEPRNHNSLNSFGTNEPCTK; this comes from the exons ATGTCTCTGCCTCAGCCACGCCGTGTGGACTCCAAAATATGGCAAATACGCGCTGGACCTGCTGTCAAGATTCCGAAGATTGGCTCAAAAGTCTACTACTTCTCAGAAGGCCACTTGGAACATGCTTGTTCATCCCCTAACATTGAAACAGAGCTCCTTCTATGTCTTCGCCCTCCATCCGTTCTCTGCATCATCTCATCTGTTGATCTTCTGGCAAATCTTCACACCGATGAAGTCTTTGCGAAACTGCTCCTTACTCCGGTAACAACTGATGGTAGTGTCCAAATCCAAGAACCAGCTCCTCCTGACTTTCCCGATAAAGAAGAAAACGATGGAAACAATCTTGTTGTCCAAGTCCAAGAACCAGCTCCTCCTGAGGTTCCCGATGAAGAAGACGATGATAGCAACAATCTTGTTTCCTATGTAAAGATTCTCACCCAATCTGATACTCAAAGTGGACTTTTTGTACCTCGTGAATGCATGGAATTGATCTTTCCCAATCTTGACTTGGAGGATCCAATGCAGTCTGAGAAGCTCTCAGTCACCGACATTCAAGACGTAGTCTGGACGTACAAATATAGCTACCACGTGAAGAAACTCAATAGCTACAAGTTCACTACTGGTTGGTCACAATTTGTGAGGAAGAAGAAACTTGTTGCTCTTGATTCTGTTGTTTTCATCAAAAACTCTGCCGGAAAGATATTTGTCGGAATTTGCAGGAAGGCTATGTACCCTGCAACTGAAGAGGAAGGTGGGAAAAGTGAGAATTTAACGGAGAAGGCAGTTAAAGATGCTGTGGAATTGGCTGGGAAGAACATGGCATTTCAAGTTGTGTATTATCCGACGGCtaattggtgtgattttgtggTGGATGCGAGTGTTGTTGATGAGGCTATGAAGAATGGTTGGGAATTTGGAATGGGAATCAAGCTTCGTTTGAATGAATTTGCATCTTCAAATTCAAAGAAGACATATTATCAGCCTAAGGGGACAATCTCTAACATGTCTAACGTTCCTTCTAATGTTCCTAGCTGGCGTATGCTTCAG GTTAACTGGGATGGTCCCGATATCTCGCAGAATCCAAACCGCGTCAATCCTTGGCAAGTTGATATTTATCCTATACCTTCTCAAAGTTCTTCCCCCCTACAAATGCCACATTCTTATCCTCCAATTCCACCGCCTCTATTACCATTTCCCCCAACAAAAAGTCCTAGACTTTCTCAGAGTTCTTCCCCCCTACAAATGCCATTCTCTTATCCTCCAACTCCACCACCTCTATTACAGTCTTCTATGTCAACTTCCTCCTTCATCCCTATGACAGAGCTCCCTTATTCAACAATTGGATCCTTGAACCAAACATTGTTGAATTCTGATACTTTTCCAGACGGCATGCTGGGAGCCAGCCATGACCATTTATCTGCATCAGATTTGTCAAAAGTTTTGAGTGATAAGGGTGATGGTTTCAATAGGAACAGATCTATGGTAGGGTGGAGTGGTACTTTGTGTGACACGGAGCCTCGTAACCATAATAGTTTGAACTCCTTTGGGACCAATGAACCATGCACCAAGTGA
- the LOC112422120 gene encoding uncharacterized protein, whose amino-acid sequence MVSIFEAEILGLLLAIEYAVINMWSHLWLESDSISAVQAFHKPSLIPICLRKRWHNCSQNNLFLICSHIFREGNVCADGLAALGHDVQDTVWFTLLPSSLGADFARDRHGLPNFRFP is encoded by the coding sequence ATGGTTTCTATCTTTGAAGCGGAAATTTTGGGCCTCCTACTGGCCATAGAATATGCGGTCATCAACATGTGGTCTCATTTATGGCTTGAAAGTGATTCTATTAGTGCGGTTCAAGCCTTCCATAAACCATCTCTTATTCCTATTTGTCTTCGGAAGAGGTGGCATAATTGCTCtcaaaataatttgtttctCATTTGCTCGCATATCTTCCGCGAAGGAAATGTTTGTGCTGATGGCCTTGCTGCTTTGGGACATGATGTTCAAGACACGGTTTGGTTCACGTTGTTGCCTTCATCTTTGGGGGCGGACTTTGCTAGGGACAGACATGGGTTACCAAACTTTAGATTTCCTTAA